The Rhododendron vialii isolate Sample 1 chromosome 3a, ASM3025357v1 nucleotide sequence TTACAAACATAAATCCATATCCTAGCGGGCTTACCGAGGAACTCAAGCTTCTCATACTCGCTGAACATGCACGAAACGTCGTCGTCCGACTCGATCGGGACCAGGGGCGCCACGTAGTCCTTGCATGGGAGTTGCAAGTgcttgagagagaaacagagaaaGAGGCCGTTGTTAGGGTTTTGAACGAGGGGTAGATCCGAAAGCTTCGACTTGAGCTTTGAAAACCCGATGCTCCGTTCCACGGTTATGATCCGGGTCTCGCCGCCGGTGTACCGGAGGTTTTCCGACGGGGGTGGGCGGCGGTGGAATGCGCCATTGAAGCTGCAGACCAGCTTGAGTTTCTTGGGGGTGGTGGGTTTTCTGCGACGGGATAGGGGGTCTTTCATGgcgattgagagagagagagagaataatgtGGAACTGTATGGAGAAGTGGCTGCGTTGAGGGTATATATAGTTGTTGAGGTGGGAGAGGACAGCGAATTGGGAATTGGGGCTTCAGGATGTTGTTATTTACGTGGGTAGCCCTCTGGCCCAGGTGTTTTCGGTTTAAGATTTTTTAGATTTGAGAATTGATAtccacacttcttttttttttatattacatttttttttttgtcttttaacaaaaaaaaatacactttttcaatgttaaaaattttaaaaaaaaggtgtgaatatcatttttcttaaatttaGGTCTTGATAAATGAATGGCCAGTGATGTGATGCGATATttaaatgaaattgattttgtcactcctctTTTATTTAAAGGCAAAGTTCTTTTTTCACGAAACAACTAATAGAGACACAAAGAGGAATGACAAATTTAATCCCCTatttaaaactaaaaataagaTGGAAAATGATTTCCACACCCCTTTTACAATGTGctactcccttttttgttttatccacatgaatttacaatgTTGTTTTTGGATGAGTGAAAAAGTGTATTAAAAAAGTTAAGATAataaattcatgtggataaatACAAAAAGATAGTGTGAATTGTTAAaaatggagtgtgaaaatcacttcccaAATAAGATACTCCCTTCACCCCATAAAGGCCGGATATCAATAAAGACTTAGTCGATCGCATATAAGAAGCAAAATAAGCAATTAAAATCTTATGCcgtttgtcaattttttttggaacaaataATATATGAATATTAAACACCGATTATTactaaatttgattttttgcatggacgATAAGCACCTTGCAATACAACTCTTGAATCATATTTTTGGCACCGTGATAAGTCTTATTAGTAGTTTGCATTACATGAAAGAGAATCATCACGTTGGACGATCttaattaaggctccgtttgtttgggcgtaaaatgttttctcgtaaaatattttacttatttttcgctgTTTGGCTaaaaaaaggagaaggaaaatattttcagtgtaaaatattttgcacCAAAAGGGTGAAattgttttcctcttcttttccccgtaagtcgttttttttttcgttgCCGTGTCTCCCGTTCCCAAACCACATAAGCCCCCCCTTCTTCCAAAACACGTACCCATCCCCTTCTCCCAAATCAAATCTaaaacacgagagagagagagagagagagagagagagagagagagagagagagagagagagagagagagagagagagagagagagagagagagagagagagagagagagagagagagagagagagagagagagagagagagaggacgcgAGAGCTTCCTCGATCCTGCGATTCTCTACGGCACCTTCACCGGCGACCGATCACCTGCGTTCTCAACGGCGAGTACCTCCgaattcttcttccattctagTTTTGAGAAAATCTATCAATTTTTTTCGATCTAATTTGATGCTTCTAATTCATATTTGATCTATGGTTagtgaatttcttttgtttgacaGTAGTGATGTAATCTTcttcttattgatttttttttgtatgttgtgTGTCAAGTTGTTTTGTTCCCCGCTATCTGTTTGATGTATTTACTCAATGAGCTTCAGCTATTGGTTTATTCTCAGCTGATCAAACATGTGATTATATCCTCTTAGTCTATACTTTTCTCCaataattgtgtttgaattCTTTTGTTTATGTAGATGGCTAATGATCAAAATGATGCTACTGTAACTGAAGTTGCAGTAATTGGAGCTGCCGCTGCAGTAATAGCTACCGGTGTTGCAATCCTAGACATTTTAAGATATAGGAATAGGACCCTTATTCCTGATATACCTAGGGCACCTCATGTCAATAGAgaccgagagagggagagctatTGATGGGACACATATCCGGGCATCAGTTCCCCTTGAACTTCAAGGGAGGTTTCGTGGGCGAAAGGGATGGACATCGCAAAATGTTTTAGCAGCCATCACTTTTGACCTCAAGTTTGTATATGTACTTGCTGGTTGGGAGGGCTCAGCACATGATTCCCGTATCTTGAATGATGCAATTTCGAGGCCCAGGGGGCTTCAAGTCCCTGAAGGTAATTTTTTTGCCCTAGGACTTTTAGTTGGATAGCATTATTGATAAAACTGAGCAGACACATGacattagggtttttttttttttgtaggtaaATACTACCTTGCTGATTTTCTTTAGACTGttccttttttatttcttttcttttcttgagaCTGATTATATAAGATTGAGGCTGTTAGTTTTCCAAATCAGTTTATATATGTTGATCAGACTGTTTTTTTTAGTACTTGGTGCTCTACTGGTTTGCTCCTTTTTGCTTTTATGAATGAGTTCGATGGATTAGAATTTAATCATGGAATGTGATTTGTGGTATTAGATATGAGCAAAAAAAGTGAATCCAGGGGCAAACAATTTAGGTGGTCAAAACCCATGGAGCGTGTGTTGTTGGAAGTTCTTGCCGATGAGGTGAAAATCGGGAATAGACCTAACAACACTTTTAGAACAAGCTCATTCAATCGGGTGTCGAGTGTCATATTTGAGAAATTCAACATTGAATGTTCATCGGATCATGTTGAACATCATCTTAGAACTGTGAAAACTGCATGGGGTATCATAGCTCAACTTCGGGATAAATCTGGATTTGGATGGGATGACAACATGAAGATGATAATTGCTAGTCCAACTGTCTACACAGAACATGTTCAGGTGCCATTCTTAAGTTATTTTACTCTCTATTGGCTTAAGTTTCTagtctttttttaaaacttgttaGTGTAACTTTTATTGCTTGAAAATAGGCACATCCAACTCATGAAAAGTATCTTAACAAGAAGATTGAAATGTATGAAGAGATAGCTTTAGTGGTGAACAAAGATCGTGCGAAAGGAAATTTTGCTAAATCATTCAATGATGTTGACTTGGATATTGAACCAATAAATTCGGATGCTGACATTGCCATTGAAGACATCTCTAAGGACAAGAATGCGGGAAAACAATCCGCATCCTCAAGTGAAACTTTTGCCCAACCAAGACGTCATCGCAAGCGTGGTCGTGATACTCATGATGAGGAGTCGGATATCAAAACAATTTCAGAAAAGCTTGGGCAAGTTGCAGATGCAATTACTAGGCTGACATGGGATAGGCTTGATGTTCAAGCTCTTCATGATGAACTGATGAAGATGGAAGGTTTTGATGAGGCTTTTCTAGGCGAGGCTTTTGATTATTTGGTTGAGCATGAAAGACTTGGGAAGGCATTTATGGCGAAGAGCATTAACCTCCGAAGGATTTGGCTTGAAGATTTTAGCAGCCATAAATTTTGAAGTGAATTATATCTAGTGTTCTATGACTTACCTGTTCTTGTTGCTAGtagcatattttttttgttaaaaaatctTATTTGTTGCAAGGGTTGATTTGTATTTCAATTCCGATGGTAACGATGGATAATTGGGTTATTTAGTTGATGCTTTAGTTATTTGCATGAAATTGATCTTGGGTTATGCTCAAAGATGGATCTGGAGAGCTTATATGAATCGATTGCTTCAATATGGTTTTAAAATGCTTGGGAGGTTCTTTATCTAATTTCAAATAACAGGTTAGTGCATAATCTTTGTGTGGAAAACTATTTTGACAACCAAACGATGGAAaatcattattttgaaaaatattttcatgtaccaaccaaacaccggaaaataaaagtttgaagtttgttttctgaaaaaacattttacattgtaaaacattttacattgaaacaaacggagcctaagtttCGAATGCCGCCGACAGCTGAAATTTGAAAAGTTGAAACAACTCCAATTGCATCATTCATGGAAGCGAAGGTAGGTCATGTGCGGAATGTGATGGACGTACAAGCAAGTGTTTCTCATGACATgaaggctctctctctctctctctctctctctctctctctctctctctctctctctctctctctctctctctcctaagtACTGCATGATCCATGCGAcaagctactccctccgtttccaTTCTTTGGTCTCTTTTCGGGATTCTAACTTAATAAGAGAACATAATAATTGCATGCATGAtcacttgatttttcaattttacccttgaAACATTTAGGCAGCAAAATAGGAGCTAAAACAGAGTACAATTTTTTGGCGGCAAAATAGGAGCTGAAAACAGAGTGAAACTCACTCCGGAAATTAAGGCGGAAAAAAGCCGGtgatttgaaattcaaaattttgtgaatatGTAGAAGGTTGTGTAAATGAGAACTGGATGTTCGTTTTGTGTTTGTCTATGTACATCTCATTTTGATGATTGTAAATGCATATTGTAATAACAGTGCTTCTATGGAGTGGACTACATGAGTTTTTGTCAAAttcccctctctttttttttagtataattgaTTTTCAGGAAACATAAAATGGGAAATTCCTtaacttttagccacttagttCTAAAGTGAGACAGCCAAAAGTGCTAATTGAGACAATagaatggggacggagggaataagTTTTTAGGTGATTTACATATCTTCACCAAAGGGGAAAGAAAATATAAGAACGGACACGCGTAAAACTACTATTATGCTTAATAACATTTGATCAAACATCGAACATTTGGTACTTTAAATGAAGGGTTTAAGAAAGCAAAAAGGTTTTTATTAagaattttgatatttgtgtTCCACTTTTTACTAATGACGCTCCGAtttatgaacaaagtggagcgccatcaataaaaagtgaagcgcgaaaatcaatttccttttatgaATGTCAAAATGCTTTGTTGTTTCACTGACAGAGGACCACAAGGTTCCCCGCCAGAAGTGACAATGACGACACAATTGGAAATTCCCGAAATCGATCAATCTGGAATAAGTTCTTCGTCTAGAAAATCCTTTCTTAATTCCACCTAATATTCGTGCATTATATTATAAttcccgttcggacaaataagccacagtggcttattttttgtccttattcaaatttttttcgtatcacttggcttattgtcatttttttgggaattattgcatcctcacgacaagaggaatctaaaaagtaaaaatttttgaccgaaatccaattttttttgaataaagacgaaaaaattggcttattgattttttttcgtctttattcaaaaaaaattggatttcggtcaaaaaattttactttttaaattcttcttgaCGTGAgaatgcaataatccccaaaaaaattacaataagccaagtgatacgaaaaaatttaaataagaacaaaaaataagccaaaatgacatatttgtccgaacaccgtCGTTTATTTTATATACCTACTACATGCACGATTGATGTATTTAAGAATCAAGAATGGTATTATAATGACGTACGAATTTTGGGAGCCTCCCATAAAAGAGGAGGGTATACTATCCCGTGATTAGGCTTGTAGAAGGACATGGTAAACTTTTTCGGATACATCGATAACGGTAAATTTAAAAGATCAATTGGTAATCGATTGAGTAACCTCTAAATTATGTTAACAAATTAGCATTGGTGGCTTATATATATGATCAATGTGTAACTACTAGCATCACGTGTGCAGTTTGGTTGCACGTGATGGAACGTACGTGTGTACTTATTGACAATGCAAGGCGATTGACTCAAGTAGTGACTTGGTTTCAGGAAGCAAGTCTCGATGACTTAGGTACGGTGTAAGATTTCTTTGAAGCATGCATGTAACTTGAAATTCATCAACTACAAGTAGGGTACGTACGTAGTCTTAAACATTACTACTAATATTAACTAAAATTAGGTTACTTCAGTGAGCCATTTGAGACAAATAATCAACTCCAAGAATTGGCCTGGCTGATAATCAATGAAGactttggtatttttttcattcTGGTAGGAGAGGACCTTCTATATGCTATAAATTCTGACGAGGATACATACTTCATATACATAAGGATTTTGCTCCAATTTTAAATTAAGTCTCCAAAAGTAAACGATGAACTGGTCCGGACGCTCTGGTTAtgaaaactaaaacaaataaaatactagtagtagtatATACTCTATAATATCCTGACTCCCACTTGTCGTCTAGTCCAAAGAGGAAGGACTCCCTTAGACTTTGTTAACATCACATCAATTTTTCCTAATTTGGATGGAACATGGCTATCCACATTCGACCGGGGACCCAGCCGAGCGGCACCTCTGCCAAGCGGGTGTCGAGCGGTCAATTCGGTCGTTCATCTCAGATTCAACGGCAAAGATcgaaacatttttttccttttcctttcttttttttaaaaatccgtACAGTACCTTTACATCTGGACCGTctgaacacttttggacggtcgaaATGTGCTCGACATCCCTGCCAAGCacttggcagggtctccaggtCCTATCCATCCGACTATCGTGGTGTAACAGTACTGTCAAACACTTGGCAAGACGTTATAAAAAGTGCTGCGGCCGCCAAGGTACGTGGCCAAATTACATTCGATCGGTTTGCCATACCcccaaagaaaagaagaaatcaaaCAATCACATCCCTAAACTTCACCATCAAGTTTGGCATATTCGTAACTACTCATAATTTTCAAACCCGGCCCCATGCCGGTGGGGATTACGTGTACACGTGGACCACTCCAAGAGGGGCGGCTTTTAGCTGTTCAAGCCGCGAATAGCCCAAGCTCAAAAAAATGCGctaaaattttgtaatttcttcGGCCAAAATGATACTCTTTTCgtcaattttaattgttcaGTTTCGTAACTCAAATTTATTAAGGAGAAATTATCATTACATAattcatatcaacttttatctcAATTTTTCTTACATATTCTCTATAAAGGTATGATCACTATATTTTTATTcagtaacttttcaaaatgaaatataagtttaggagcaaaataaaaaaggcaTCGACTTTTATCCACTGGACTTTACAAAATGACCCTTTTtaagggacaatccaaaataaaatactggactctaaaaaaggggacggatggagtagtttttatttaCTAATCGAAACATGGAATAGTctgttcataaatttttggatattttgcaccaaattaaagaatcagttctttaatttggtgcgaagaaactcaaaaaattacataagtatatttttcaacatattcctttcatcccgatttgtttgtctcatTTTTTACTTATACATGTCTCAAATTGACtatttaatttcaaaatcaatgacttagattatgtaaattttcaaattaatagatttgatttgatttctttaataaattaaaaactcgaaattgaaaaaaaaaatcgaaacgGAGAGACTAGTACATATTTATCATCCTAAAGCCGCCCACGCCCCCAAAGACCACCTGAAAGCAACAAGCCTCGTCTGTTCTCTTTTGATTCGTCAAATTAGACCACTTGAGGCTTTTGTTCTATTGCGGCCAAGGTCAGCTGGACCCACCTACAACTTTGCATGCATGTGCGCCACGTGTGTAGAAAGTATTCAAAGGCACGACACGTCATCAGCAGCCCAAGTTTTGATCCGTATAGAGCTGGACACTTGGCACGATGGGTTTTATATGTACTTGTTGGTTGTAGGGGAACAAGTGGTAGTTTCCTAGTGGACAGAGTATAAAATACTAGTataaatacaaataattttgcTAACACAAACAAGCAGTTACGTGCACTCGCATTGTAGGTGAATCCCACACGCGGTGCAAGTATGTATCTAAGTCACGTAATTCACGTGCACGCACGTATCAGAAGCGGAAACGTGaaagtatttttaaaacatatcCCAAACTTATATAATTCGCAagagcgagaattgagagcgcGAACACAGAACAAGAATTGAGAGCAGAAACGTTggacattttttaaaaattatgtgagcatgcgcccgggcgcatttGATGTGTAGAGGATGCTCTCGAGTTGCATttgaattgcgcctgaggcgcaattGATATGTGTAGGATGAATTCAGGGTGCACTAGAATTGCGCCAGAGGTGCATATTTTATCCGTTGAGCATGCGCCCGGGCGCTCTTGATATTGTGGGCGCACTTGACATGATTGCGCCAGGGCGTATGATTGAGAAGGTTTGGGGAGGAATGCGTTAGGAGCACCAAATAATCCCTCACAAGCGTATAGGATAGTGCAAAGCCCAATCATATTTTGGACCTCGAAAAGAAGTGGTGCTGGAAGCCTGGTCCATCCCGAATTTATACAACTAGACTAGAAAGTACACTTCCAGAACAAAGATAACAGAAAAATTGGAACAAGAAAAAATCGCGCCAAAACTACTTCTGGCATCACCGAAGGAATCGACACCACATTTGTAGGATGCCAATTTTTCTGAGTCAGTCGAACTACTGGAAGAAAATGGGAAAGGAACACCGAATAGGATCGAAGACACTAATCCTCATGTTTCAATGCATTAAGTAACGAAAGTTCCGCAAAACATTGCTTTTGCAAGTTCAGACTTACAGCAGTGCATATCGACTACCTAACAAAAGCTCCTTCTGgtaatcaatcaaacaaacaaaacaattaaagtTAAGCTGCAAATTGTGGGTGTAGATCCCAGCTTGGCCTCTTTTCATTTTACGCCCAACAGAACTAATTCACTGATTTCATGACTGTTTCTCTTAAGCACACAATCAGAAAAGCCACGTCGAGGTCAATATGTTTCATGTCACTCAAAGCTGCGTTTCCTATCCCTACGAAAGATTAGCTGCACAGATGTCTGACCCGCTTCAAGTACTAATAAACATCATCGTCTAGATTCCCCTGATACACGAAACAATGCACAAAAACCAGAACTATTAACCTCGAGTTTCAAGGTTCGAACCCGAGCACAACTACTGCGCACACTACTGGAAACTCAACTAGTAGTGCGTTTTACCATCTAGGTGGTAGTCCAGTCGGTGGGAGTCACCACCTCTCTGAACACCTGTGCCGGTTCGAGCCCTGGGAGGCACATTTGTGCTGGTACCCGGTGGTGCCATTAATAGGCTTTATTTCGAACCCATATGTGGACCGAAGAGGGAGATTTCTCGCCGTTGTGCACCAGGTGGTGCCGTGGTGATAGCCCGTTCTTCCGGAAggtagctatggctcgaacTGGATATTCCATCGGCGGGTAGGGAGCCCTATGGACACGCCCACGGGGGAGTTACTacgctgatcaaaaaaaaaaaaaaaactagtagtGCGTTTTTCCTATGCTAGCATCAAGGCCACTATAAAGAGTTAAACCAATCAGTCCAGTTCCAATCAAGCCtccccttgaacctaacctatgaatcttatttgagaTTTGACGGATAGAGTTTTCCGTAGGTATTCTCCTTTTTACGCTCAACACATGTTTAAGGTATGCATGGTTACAACCACACACCAGGAACACTGCAATATCATCGTGATATCTGATCCTAATAAGTGCATTACAGTTATATATTTCTAAGAAATGGACCTTCACATTGCACAACAACTTACAATACTATCTTGAATATTCCAATGAACAAACATCTTCTGCTGCAAATATGTACCCCGAGATACCACTGCTCGTCCACAAGATATTctaactttttgaaaattccCCAAGTACCAGGCACTAGATTTGGACACTTGCATAACAAAAGCAATTTACATTCAACATGAACAATTCGTCATTCTTACTTGTTAGTAATAGTAACCTTTTCCCAGACAGTTGAGACAGCGTTGCGCCCTATAACAGAAATCAGAAAACTCAATCAAATGTAAATCTACACAACCGAAACAACATTGTTAGGAAACAATTTTGAAGACAATAATGATATAACCCACAAGTGACAGACCTGACTCCATCACAAGTAGGGCAAAGACATGGATTTATAACTTGAGGGTCATAAGTAGGCGACCACTCTATTGTTGAATTCCCTTTGCACAATTTGCAAATGTAAAACCCTATTCCATTGCAAACCCCACAAGGCAAAGCGAATTTCCTCTGCAGAAAACCCAACTCAAGTTAACATATACACTAtaagattaaaaaagaaaaagaaaaagaagaaacacaTACACTATCAAATTCCATACATACAGACAAGTTTCCTATTGTGAAGGTATATGAGGATATATAAGGTTTCAGAAACAAGGGTAGTTGCAGAAAACCCAACTCAAATGCAACAAATTCATCATCAAAATCCCATATGCAGATCTATAAAAACACgtaaatttttatatatttactTGTACTGTTGTACATTGGAAAAGATAAGGTTTCGGTCTTTCAAAAACAAGtttcattccacaaaatccaactCGAATTCAACACATACACCATCGTATCCCATGTACAGATAACTATGAACACATCGATATCCCGAAATTTTAGTCCATCACGAAAAGACGTGTAATTTcctaatgaaaaaataaaatacttcccTGTATGATTTTTCGAATTTCTCTTCACaaaattaaatatctcaattagttctacaaatgtgaaaactttatatcaaaatcaaaaccaaccgacaatgagtggagaagtCCCAAAattatattaagtgatcacccattccacccaaaacagtgtggggcTATATTTCCTTAGCATTAAATTGGTGCGTAGAAATTCGGAACATTTTAAATGGAATTGcttcttttgttgaataaaaaattacacCGTTTTTTCATAAGGAACtaagattttgtggcagagggAGTATATTGGTTTGCACGTAGGAGTACGTGAGGTTTCAGAAAAAAAGGGtaacatgtcaaaaaaaaaagaaaaaaagggtaaTTGCTGAAACCCAACTCAAATTCAACAACTTCACCACCGAATTCTCTCCCGAAACCCCTATACACGCATAAACCTGAactgagaaaaaaatatattcgtgctgttagatttcttggaggagggctccaacctaaaatcaattggcaatattTGGGGTAGCCTCTAAAatatatattaaccaagcttgggtggcttcgATTAGCGAGGTAGGATAAAGTCTAGCACATACAGTGGTTACGTGTGTGTATCAGTATATGAGGAAAGATAAGGTTTCAGAAGCAAGGGTATAGTTACCCGTCTGGCCTCGGTGACAGCCTGTATGGCTCCGATTGTGGCGGTGGAGGctagagagagagtaaaaaatcCACCGATAAGTACAGCAGCAGCTGAAGCTAACACGCGCAGTGGCTGTGGAACCCCGCCGCCGCGACCACCCGCCATTGTCAGGCGGAAAGTACTGTCCAGATAACcggtaagagagagagagattgggagaCTGGAAATTTTGAGTGGCGGAGGGAATTCCTGTGAATGGCCCATGGGCCTGTGCTAAGCTAAAAGCCCAAAACGGATCAGAATACAAAAGGCTGCCCAACTTTAAGGGCTCGAGCCCAGCAGACGTAAATTTGTATTCTTTTAGGAGGAAAATGGTTTTCGCACCCCACTTTCTTCATAAACGCATTTGAAAGTGCGTAAAAATTTTCATGTGTGTGATTTGAAGAACTTAACAGAAAATCTTAAACAAAAATTGGATTGTGAAAATTATTTCTCTCccatcaaaaagaaaattattttcccgTTTTGAGGTTTGATTTACCGAAATCAATGGAAAGCTAGCTTAAAAATTCTTGAACAAAGTGCCGATTTTTCTATATTAGTACATGTTTTGTGAAAAAAGGGTCTAAGCCTCAAGCCATACGGGGAACATAGTATGTTGTCCTTCTCACTCCTCCAGAGGATAATTTGTCAAAAATGTCTCACGAATATCTGAAAATAACTCAAGGAAACCtcatgaaaatagaaaaaaaaaaaaaatagagcaagGGTCCTTGAGATTTAATGAAGGACAATTTCTCTTGTCTTCATGACCTGtaatgcctctctctctctctctctctctctctctctctctctctctctctctctaaccggTCTTATATGCGTAAGTTATAGTTTAGTGTCAGTCGTCCTTATCCCATCATAACCGGCTACATAtgaaaattcctctctctctctctctaaccggTCTTATATGCGTAAGTTATAGTTTAGTGTCAGTCGTCCTTAATTATCCCATCATAACCGGCTACTTATGAAAATTCATGTTTGTAGCCCACGCTCTTTGTTATTCGTATAAGATACATAGTCTCTCTCATTGCCCATGCTTAGTGCCCTTTAAAGAAAATGTACCTTTCGACATCATTTAAACTACTTAATTCGTATGGCATCTGAATTATGAATCGTGGAAAAACATGGATAAACTAATGCATGACTAATATTCTCTAGCTGAGTATACAATACAAATTGATCAACGATCACATAGCCTATAAAATGCAACGGCTACTTTTTTCCATAACGGCTGTTTGGATGTGGATTCTCGAAGTATTGTTAAGCAGGAATATATAATTCATAATTGGtccccttttttttgggtttttgtaaGGGTGGTTTTGTGAAGGACGAGTTTTGGCACAACGGTAAAGTTGCTCCATTGTGATTTGGAGGGTCACGGGTTCGTCTTGTGAAAACAGTCTTTCTGTTTGCAAAAGTAAGACTATGTACATCAACTCTTCTACAGACCCCGCAGTAGCGGAGTTGCGGGGTCTCGTGCACCGAATTTACCCTTTGTGAGGGTGGTTTTGTGTCTGATGATTTAATGTGGTATATTCATACTGTCCTGTGAAAAAGGCATATTGTCTCATGATTAGGATTCTTCCTTATCGAATCTCAGGTCAGCATATTTTGCTTGCAAATTGACCAGCTACAATTTGCCCTGTCAGTAAATGCAGTCCAACACAATTTGGTCAAAATTAAAGATCTAGTCTTCTACATACTAAACCCGCGTGTAAGCCCAAGTAAAAGCATCTTTTGATAT carries:
- the LOC131320210 gene encoding protein BUNDLE SHEATH DEFECTIVE 2, chloroplastic isoform X3, coding for MGHSQEFPPPLKISSLPISLSLTGYLDSTFRLTMAGGRGGGVPQPLRVLASAAAVLIGGFFTLSLASTATIGAIQAVTEARRRKFALPCGVCNGIGFYICKLCKGNSTIEWSPTYDPQVINPCLCPTCDGVRAQRCLNCLGKGYYY
- the LOC131320210 gene encoding uncharacterized protein LOC131320210 isoform X1, coding for MGHSQEFPPPLKISSLPISLSLTGYLDSTFRLTMAGGRGGGVPQPLRVLASAAAVLIGGFFTLSLASTATIGAIQAVTEARRRKFALPCGVCNGIGFYICKLCKGNSTIEWSPTYDPQVINPCLCPTCDGVRSVTCGLYHYCLQNCFLTMLFRLCRFTFD
- the LOC131320210 gene encoding uncharacterized protein LOC131320210 isoform X2 translates to MGHSQEFPPPLKISSLPISLSLTGYLDSTFRLTMAGGRGGGVPQPLRVLASAAAVLIGGFFTLSLASTATIGAIQAVTEARRGATLSQLSGKRLLLLTSKNDELFMLNVNCFCYASVQI
- the LOC131320209 gene encoding uncharacterized protein At2g29880-like, with the protein product MSKKSESRGKQFRWSKPMERVLLEVLADEVKIGNRPNNTFRTSSFNRVSSVIFEKFNIECSSDHVEHHLRTVKTAWGIIAQLRDKSGFGWDDNMKMIIASPTVYTEHVQAHPTHEKYLNKKIEMYEEIALVVNKDRAKGNFAKSFNDVDLDIEPINSDADIAIEDISKDKNAGKQSASSSETFAQPRRHRKRGRDTHDEESDIKTISEKLGQVADAITRLTWDRLDVQALHDELMKMEGFDEAFLGEAFDYLVEHERLGKAFMAKSINLRRIWLEDFSSHKF